ATGGAACAAACCCCTCGGCCCGAAGCAGCGCCGTGACGATCTCCGAGTCCGCCTGGTTCATCTGACAGCCGAAGGTGTGAATGTAAAATGATGATGGCATACGGCTCATTCGTTGACGCATAGTGCTTGCTCGATCTCAACTACCAGAACGGAGCGAGGCGCGATCTCGTGATTTGTCCGGCGAACCGGAGTCGTCACAAGGCGCGCCCTGCCGCCTCCTTCCCTTGAAACTGAATGCTCACCGACGGAATCCGTCAGGAGCCGAAGTGGAGGTGGATGTACTTCTGGAGTTCGTTTTCGGCATCCTCCCTGCACTGGCCGCACACCGTGCTGATCTTGGTGTGCTCCTGAAGCTCATAGAAGGTGCGCGCGCCTTCGAGCACCGCCTCCTCGATGTCGTGATCGGTTACGTTCATGCACTGGCAAACCGTGCGCGCCTGCACCTTCTGGACGCGGTCGCTCATGCCGTTGCGGATGAAGTAGTCGTTGATCGCCGCCCGCAGTGCCTTGTCGCCAAGCACCGAGCAATGAATCTTGTTCTCCGGCAAGCCGCCAAGCTCCTTGGCCACCTCTTTGGGCGAAATGTTGAACGCCTGGTCGAGCGTCATGCCTTTCACCATCTCGGAGAGTATCGAGGTGCTGGCGATCGCGCTGGCGCAGCCGTAAGTCTTCCACTGGCAATCGGTTATTTTTTCCGACTCCTTATCAACCTTGATGGCCACCATCATCTGGTCGCCGCACTGGAGGTTACCCTCCATGCCGACGCCGTCGAAGGCGCTGGTGTCGTTGCCCTGAAGAACATTTTTCGGACTCTCGAAATGCTCCTTGAGTTTTTCCGTATATGCCCATTCACCTGATTGCAGCATGCGGGCCTCCTTTGATATATGCAGTTGACATGTTTCTGATTCTTTCAATAATGCCCGGCAAAACGTCGAGCATGTACTCCACATCCTCGACGGTGGTCGAGCGGCCCATGCTGATGCGGATCGAGCCGTGAGCGCGCTCGGCATCGACGCCCGTGGCGAGCAGCACGTGCGACGGATCGAGCGACCCCGACGCGCAGGCCGAGCCGGTCGAAACCGCGATTCCCGCAAGGTCAAGGTAGAGTAAAATCGATTCGCCCTCTGCGCCGGGAAACGACACGTTGAGCGTGTTCGGTATCGAATCAGTCGGATGGCCATTGAAAAGCGCATCGTCGATCCGGGCCGAGATGCCTTCACGCAGCATCTCACGGAAACCGCGCAACCGTTCCGCCTCAGCCGCCATCTCGATCTTGCGCATATCGACCGCCATCGCCAAGCCCATGATACCAAGCGTGTTTTCGGTGCCCGCACGGCGGCCCCGCTCCTGGTGGCCTCCGCGGATGAAGGGGCAGTACGGCGTGCCCTTGCGGACGTACAGCGCACCAATCCCTTTCGGGCCGTAAATCTTGTGGCCGGAAATGGTCAGGAAATCGACACCGAGCTCATTCACATCGACCGGAATCTTGCCGAACGCCTGCACGGCGTCGGTGTGCATGAGCGCGCCGTACTGGTGAGCGAGGGCGCTGATGGCCGGAATATCCTGAATCGTGCCGATCTCGTTGTTGGCCATCATTACCGACACCAGCCCCACGCCGTCCGACTTCAGATACTCTTCGAGCTGCCCGAGATCGATCTTGCCATAAGCATCCACATCGAGATAGCTCACATCAACGCCGCGATGCACCAGGCATTGCGAGGTTTCCAGCACGCAGGGATGCTCGATTTTGGTGGTCACGATCTTCGGCTTCATACCCGGAAAGCACTGGCTCGTGCCGCACGCGAACAGCGACAGCACGGTATTGTTGCCTTCCGAACCGCTTCCGGTGAAAACGATCTCGCTCTCGTCGGCCCCCATGAAGGCCGCCACGCGGTGACGTGCATCCTCGACGTTGGCGCGGGCCTCGCGGCCAAACGCATGCATACTCGAAGGATTGCCGTACATCTCCATGGCCGCCACCAGCTCCTTCTTCACCTCGGGATGAAGCGGCGTGGTAGCATTGTTATCGAAGTAAATCTGTCTTGATGGCATAAAACTGGTTTCTGAATTTCGGTGATTTTTGCCGCAAGCAGGACAAATATAAGGTTATTACCGATGAACACCCATGCCAAAAGATAAGGTTCCCGGCATCAATAAATAAGGATAATTTTAGTCTTATTTGGTCTGAAAAGCAAGCGGGAAGAGAGAAAATCGCCCTTTCCAGGAATCGGGCAGGCTGGAAGAAAAGCAAAACCTGAGGCGGACGGCTTGCCGGAAACCATTTCAGAAAATCCCGGAGAAGAACAGCAGAAATATCAAGACAGCAAGAATGAGGGCGGCGGCCACTGCGGCCACAACCGGCCAGCGGCGCGTTTTGCCTCGCGGTTCCGACGCGGACTCACGCGGACTTTCCGTGACGACCTGGGCTGGAGGCAAAATTGAAAAATTCGATGCGGAAACCCCCAGCTCGTTCCGGCAGGCATCGAGCAGGGCATCGTCGCCAACGCCGAGTTCGGCAGCGTACTTCTTCAGGTAGGAGTAGATGTACAGGGGAGGCAGAAAACTGAAATCACCCTCTTCAAGCCGTTCGATATGAACCGTGCGAATTTTGACAAGGCGGGAAATTTCATCGACAGAGAGGGCTCTCTGGACACGCGCTTGCTTGAGCGCCCGGACAAGCCGCTCAAGTGAACTCCGGTCCAAAGTCTCATCGGGCATTGGAGGGGAATGGTTTTTTGTGATAAAAAAACGACCGATCTATTTTTAAATCTATAAAAAAAATAATGTTTTTCCCCAAAAGTAATCATCAGGATACCGCCAAGATTCAGCCGTGAAATGCAACAAAAAGCCGTCCTGATTGTTACGAAATGACAACAAACCAAAAGTACTCTTGCTTAATCCACCCGACGAATGCGGTGCCAGCATTACATCATGATAGCAGCCCCTTAAAGGGAAAAATCATTTGGCGCCATAAGGACCGAGCCATAGCCAGGCCTGAGCACCAATCGGACCGGAATGTTGTACAGCTTTTTTCAGGATATCCGAACTCGACGCTCCAGATTCGGATGCCTTTTTCAGAAGTTGTTTCAGGCCGGCATCCTCATTTTCCTGCATCGGTTTCCAGGAAAGAAACAGCTGGTCTTCCGGATGAAACAGCTTGTAAATCGCAGCCTTTTCAGGGTTTGACGCATCGAAAAACACAATATCACCTTGTGACTTAACGGCTGCATACAAAAGCAACTCGTCAGCAGAAAAAAGCCATGAAACCTGATGATCACTGCCAAGCATAGGGCCGCGACCAAGCAAGTGAAACGGCTCCGCGTTTCGTGAAACGAAGATAATGTGACGGTAATCAGAAAGGCGATCACCCATCGATTGCAGAAGCGTGCCGCTCAACCACCGACGATCATCATCGGCAGCAAGTATCGCCTCGAGATTCGGGCTGGCAGAGGCCAGCCGCTGCCGCAGCGCGGTAAAGCGGGCTCTGACCTGCTCTTTTGTCACCTTCGCGGTGACAATCTGCAACTCCCTGCTGCTGACCAGCATCGAGGTCGAAAGCGAGTCTCTGACAAGAAACCTGATGAGCGCCTCGTCTGAGCGGAGGCTTTTCTGGAGCGTGCGTAAGGTAAGAAGCCGGGGCTGCAACCGCTCGGGAACCGTGCTGTCAACTTTGGACGCCTCCACTATCAGTTCGATCAGCCGCCCCTGCTTCTCCCTGATGGCCTGGTCAACAACGGAAGCAAGCGCAAAACCCGTCCCCTCTTCAAGCATGTTGATCTTTCGCTGGAGCAATCCTGAAATATCCCTGGTCAGTTCAATGATCTCGTTCTGCACAGCTTCATGACCCGGCGGCAAACGGAATCCGGAAATACCTGCATATACCAGACGCCGATGTTCCAGGTAGTCAGCCATGGCGCTGGCGTCGAAAAGCTCGATGTATCGTCTTTCAGCAGCCAAAAGATCGCAAAGCTCACCAGCCGCCTCCCGCTCAAGGGTGACATAGTCGGTAGCCGTGGCTGGTATACCGTAATGCTGGCAGGCAGCAAGTCCGAGCCGGTATGCCTCGATCCGCTCGGCAGGAGTAAGCTCGACGGAACGACCGAGCATGAAGAGCGCCGCGACTTTCGCGAACGGCATGTTTCTCTGCCCGAAATATTCGATGACACTGCGATACGTATCAGGTTTACGGACAATGAGGTTGTTGGATTCATACTGGAGGATGGCCACGAGCCTGGGGTAACCGGCCTCCTGTGCAATGGCCAGCGCACGGAACAACAGATAGCTGGCGTTCGGACGCTGCTTTTCCATTTGCTGGAGACTCCTGGCTGCAATGCGCAACGCTTTGATCTTCACCTCCGGAGACGTATTCATCTTCATTACCCGGCCTGAAATCATGGCAATCTTTCCAGCCAGATTATCCGGCGTATCGAGACCGGTTACCCTGCCCGTCAGGGCGCAATCGAGAATCCCGGAGAGGCCTGATATTTTGATGGCATTATCATCTGAAACCGAAAGTTTCGTATAGATACGCAAGGCCTCAATGATCTTTCCTGCCCTGAACAAAAAGCGAGCCTCATCGAAGAGCTGCCACGCGTCGGGATTTCTGAGCGAAGCCATGACCGAAGCCGCCTGGCCGTACATGCCAAGCTCAGCATACATTTTTCCAGTATCAAGCGCGACAGCGGTGTGCAGCGAATCGGGCAGATTTTTGCCGCCATGCCGCCGGATCGCATCCCAGGTGCGGAATGCACCGGCATAACGCCCGGTCAGAAACTCGATCCGACTCTTCCGGCAAAGCGCATCCAGAGCCTTCTGGCTGAACCCATTCAGGGTATCCGCGGCCAGTGCCCGGTCGTAGCGGTCAAGTGCATCCGAATACTTCTTGAGCCGATAGAAGCGAGCTGCCTCGTCGTAAAGGGAAGCAGTATCCGCATCCTGCCCCTGATGGCTGCACGAAAAAAACGGCAGCACAACGATGAGCAACAAAAGGCTGCGAAAGCACAACGACCGAACAGTTTTCATAGCGAACCGGCAAAGTGATGGTGTATCTTTTTGATTTTACACAGAAATTCGCCGCTGGGCAAGCATCATCACTCTGACAATGGCAACGCCTTTCAATGAAACGTTCAAAACACCAAGCCGGTTATGTGAAGGTATTGCTGTATCTTGAGACATATCAAAGCATAACATGCCGGGTCACTGAACCTTAATTTATGAGTCCCCAAAGCGCAGAAGCGATCATCATCATCCTGCTGATCCTCTTCGAAGGAGTCCTCTCTCTGGCGGAGTTCGCCATCATCTCTTCGAGCCCGGCCCGCCTGCGTGAGCTGCGGGAAGCGGGATACCCATCGGCGTCTGTCGCGCTGAAACTTCAGGATAATGCCGCCCGGTTCCTGTCGTCCATCAAGGTCACAGCCATTCTGATCACCACGCTGACGAGCGTTTTAGGCGGACTTTTTCTTGCCGAACCACTTGCTGCGCTGTTCAGCCACCTCGCCATACTTGAGCCCTACAGCCATCCTCTTGCGCTCACGGTCGTCATTGCATCACTCGCTTACCTGACTCACGTGATCGGCGGACTGCTTCCGAAAAAATTCGCCCTGCGGCATCCAGAAGCAATCGCCGTGAGGATTGCCGGATTCATGAACAAACTTTGCACCATCAGCTCCCCTGCGGTGCTGCTTGCTGACGCCTCGGCAGCGCTGCTGCTCCGCGCATTCGGCATCGAGGCGAACGAAAAACCCCAGGTCAGCGACGAAGATGTGATGCTCATGAT
The nucleotide sequence above comes from Chlorobaculum tepidum TLS. Encoded proteins:
- a CDS encoding iron-sulfur cluster assembly scaffold protein, giving the protein MLQSGEWAYTEKLKEHFESPKNVLQGNDTSAFDGVGMEGNLQCGDQMMVAIKVDKESEKITDCQWKTYGCASAIASTSILSEMVKGMTLDQAFNISPKEVAKELGGLPENKIHCSVLGDKALRAAINDYFIRNGMSDRVQKVQARTVCQCMNVTDHDIEEAVLEGARTFYELQEHTKISTVCGQCREDAENELQKYIHLHFGS
- a CDS encoding cysteine desulfurase family protein, whose product is MPSRQIYFDNNATTPLHPEVKKELVAAMEMYGNPSSMHAFGREARANVEDARHRVAAFMGADESEIVFTGSGSEGNNTVLSLFACGTSQCFPGMKPKIVTTKIEHPCVLETSQCLVHRGVDVSYLDVDAYGKIDLGQLEEYLKSDGVGLVSVMMANNEIGTIQDIPAISALAHQYGALMHTDAVQAFGKIPVDVNELGVDFLTISGHKIYGPKGIGALYVRKGTPYCPFIRGGHQERGRRAGTENTLGIMGLAMAVDMRKIEMAAEAERLRGFREMLREGISARIDDALFNGHPTDSIPNTLNVSFPGAEGESILLYLDLAGIAVSTGSACASGSLDPSHVLLATGVDAERAHGSIRISMGRSTTVEDVEYMLDVLPGIIERIRNMSTAYIKGGPHAAIR
- a CDS encoding tetratricopeptide repeat protein; translation: MCFRSLLLLIVVLPFFSCSHQGQDADTASLYDEAARFYRLKKYSDALDRYDRALAADTLNGFSQKALDALCRKSRIEFLTGRYAGAFRTWDAIRRHGGKNLPDSLHTAVALDTGKMYAELGMYGQAASVMASLRNPDAWQLFDEARFLFRAGKIIEALRIYTKLSVSDDNAIKISGLSGILDCALTGRVTGLDTPDNLAGKIAMISGRVMKMNTSPEVKIKALRIAARSLQQMEKQRPNASYLLFRALAIAQEAGYPRLVAILQYESNNLIVRKPDTYRSVIEYFGQRNMPFAKVAALFMLGRSVELTPAERIEAYRLGLAACQHYGIPATATDYVTLEREAAGELCDLLAAERRYIELFDASAMADYLEHRRLVYAGISGFRLPPGHEAVQNEIIELTRDISGLLQRKINMLEEGTGFALASVVDQAIREKQGRLIELIVEASKVDSTVPERLQPRLLTLRTLQKSLRSDEALIRFLVRDSLSTSMLVSSRELQIVTAKVTKEQVRARFTALRQRLASASPNLEAILAADDDRRWLSGTLLQSMGDRLSDYRHIIFVSRNAEPFHLLGRGPMLGSDHQVSWLFSADELLLYAAVKSQGDIVFFDASNPEKAAIYKLFHPEDQLFLSWKPMQENEDAGLKQLLKKASESGASSSDILKKAVQHSGPIGAQAWLWLGPYGAK
- a CDS encoding helix-turn-helix domain-containing protein; this translates as MPDETLDRSSLERLVRALKQARVQRALSVDEISRLVKIRTVHIERLEEGDFSFLPPLYIYSYLKKYAAELGVGDDALLDACRNELGVSASNFSILPPAQVVTESPRESASEPRGKTRRWPVVAAVAAALILAVLIFLLFFSGIF